The Oscillatoria acuminata PCC 6304 genomic interval ACGTCAATTCCCCCCTCCCCTTGTAGGGGAGGGGGGCAGGGGGGAGAGGTCCGACTGGTTTTTAGGCAACATTGAGATGCTCCCAGAAATTAGAGGTTTGGGAAACCTACCCAGATTCTCAACGGGAGGACCGATACTTTAAACAGTAGCCGGTCTAAATTATAATAAAACTCAGGGTACGTTCTGTTTAGAGTCCCAGGTCAAACGGAAAAATTTAAACGCAAAAATTATTACTAATCACCAAATTATGGGTAAAATTTTAGCCATTGATGATGATATTACGGTGCAGATTGTTCTCCAAGACTTGCTTGAAAGTGAAGGTCATGATGTGGCGATCGCCTCCGATGGGGAAGAGGGTCTCTATCAAGCCGAGCAACTCCGGCCCGATTTAATTATTTGCGATTGGATGATGCCCCAACTCGATGGATTAGCCGTCTGTAAGCACATCAAAGCCAACCCCGCTTTATCCAGTACCTTTTTTATTCTCTTAACCGCCCGCGAACTGGTGACCGATCGCGTAATTGGCTTAGATTCCGGGGCGGATGATTTCCTCTCTAAACCCATTGATACGGAGGAATTGATGGCCCGAGTTCGCGCCGGTTTACGCCTGAGTAAAACCCTTAAGGATTTACAACGAGCGCAGTCTCAATTAATCCAAAGCGAAAAAATGTCCAGCATTGGTCAACTGGTGGCGGGCGTCGCTCACGAAATCAACAATCCTGTTACCTTTATTTACAGTAATCTCGGTCATCTTCAAGAATATACCCAAGACTTAATTGACCTGGTGCAATTGTATCAAGCTGAAGTCAAAAACCCCAGTCGGGCGATTCAAGCGAAACTCGAATCCATTGATTTGAATTTCATGTTGCAAGATTTACCCAAAGTCATGGGGTCAATGCAGAATGGGAGCGATCGCATCCGCAAAATTGTCCTATCTCTCCAAGAATTTACCCATTTTGAACGGTCGGGACTCCAGTGCATTCAAATCAATGAAGCCCTAGATAATACTTTATTAATTTTAGGCCATCGCTTACAATCTAATGAAACTCATCAACCGATTCAAGTTATAAAAAATTACGGGGAGTTGCCTGCTATTGAATCCTACGCCGCCCAAATTAATCAAGCCTTTTTACAAGTTCTCAATAATGCCATTGATGCCATAGAAACTGCCTGTTTATCTTCTGCTTCTAATCCCGGTTATTTGACCATTCAGACTGAAAGTTTAAGTGAAAATAGAGTTTCTATCCGGATTTGTGATAATGGTCCGGGAATTCCCGAATCCGTTAAATCCCAAATTTTTGACCCCTTTTTTAGTACAAAACCCGTCGGTTCAGGAACCGGACTTGGATTATCAATGGTTTATCAAATTGTGGTCCAGCAACATCAAGGAACGATAGAATGTATTTCTCATCCCCAAAAAGGAACCGAATTTAAAATTGAATTACCCCTTCGGATTCAGTCGGATAAATCGAGCGATCGGCCCAGTATCAAAACTGAAGAGTTTGCCTTGCAGCAACCGGAGTGAGAAAGAGTAAATC includes:
- a CDS encoding sensor histidine kinase — its product is MGKILAIDDDITVQIVLQDLLESEGHDVAIASDGEEGLYQAEQLRPDLIICDWMMPQLDGLAVCKHIKANPALSSTFFILLTARELVTDRVIGLDSGADDFLSKPIDTEELMARVRAGLRLSKTLKDLQRAQSQLIQSEKMSSIGQLVAGVAHEINNPVTFIYSNLGHLQEYTQDLIDLVQLYQAEVKNPSRAIQAKLESIDLNFMLQDLPKVMGSMQNGSDRIRKIVLSLQEFTHFERSGLQCIQINEALDNTLLILGHRLQSNETHQPIQVIKNYGELPAIESYAAQINQAFLQVLNNAIDAIETACLSSASNPGYLTIQTESLSENRVSIRICDNGPGIPESVKSQIFDPFFSTKPVGSGTGLGLSMVYQIVVQQHQGTIECISHPQKGTEFKIELPLRIQSDKSSDRPSIKTEEFALQQPE